One Pseudochaenichthys georgianus chromosome 4, fPseGeo1.2, whole genome shotgun sequence DNA window includes the following coding sequences:
- the LOC139433803 gene encoding uncharacterized protein, translating into MFHIVEFLETQEVEVVPALWVADDTCQWPAHYKHDDLIKAIRNEEQPEHIWDAFSVRILYTAGVIGGLDVKDCVWRVMKHCFTNSLAKQLNWRGINGKTAFHRLQLKDVITGTVRNNRLTATATDQEVESYIKKWLHLAGDRDGGRREREERRRAVQETYLANRSGAPKCHHSMRYVGQMKVFCVGRIWAKPFLLSGMPKNSKRVSGPNIFSLKRGTPNS; encoded by the exons ATGTTTCACATTGTTGAGTTTCTGGAAACCCAAGAGGTTGAAGTAGTTCCAGCACTGTGGGTTGCAGATGATACCTGTCAGTGGCCAGCTCACTACAAGCACGACGACTTAATtaaagccataagaaatgaggaGCAGCCTGAACACATCTGGGATGCATTTAGTGTCCGAATTCTATATACAGCTG GTGTCATTGGAGGACTGGACGTTAAGGATTGCGTTTGGCGAGTGATGAAACACTGTTTTACCAACTCCCTTGCCAAACAGCTCAACTGGCGTGGCATCAATGGGAAAACAGCATTCCACAGACTGCAACTTAAAGATGTCATTACTG GGACTGTCAGAAACAACAGGCTCACAGCGACAGCAACAGACCAAGAGGTAGAATCCTACATAAAAAAATGGCTTCACCTTGCGGGCGACCGAGATGGAggtagaagagagagagaggaacgaAGACGAGCTGTCCAAGAAACCT ATCTGGCAAACAGGAGCGGAGCGCCTAAGTGCCATCATTCCATGCGGTATGTGGGCCAGATGAAGGTGTTTTGTGTGGGCCGAATCTGGGCCAAACCTTTTTTGCTATCTGGgatgcctaagaactctaagcgtgtgtcgggacctaacattttctctttgaagagagggacacctaactcctga